The window GACAGAAGAGCTGACGATGTATAGTGTTATTTTTTTTGAAGTTTTTAGTTTTTTAAATTCATCTAAAAATTGCCAGCCATCCATGATAGGCATATTAATATCTAGCAAGATTAAATCAGGAATATGTTGTCCTTCAGTTATTGCTTTTTTTAATCCGTTTATAGCATCTTCTCCATTGTTAAAAACGGTAAAGTCATCACATAGCTCAGATGTTTTAAGTATTTTTTTTACTGCATAAATAAAGATGTGATCATCGTCAATTAAGCAGGTGGAATTAATGTGTGTCATCTTTTAAGAATATTGTAAATATTGTGCCTTGATTTATTTTACTCGCCACTTCAATTGTACCCTGCATGGCTTCAATTTGATTTTTTGTAATATAAAGACCTAAGCCTCTTGCTTCTTTATGTTTATGAAAGGTTTTGTATAATCCGAAAATTTTATTTTTATGTAGATCTAAATTAATACCAAGCCCATTATCTGCGACGGTGATTTTTATATAACCTTCTATTTTTTTCGCAGTTATAGTAATTACTGGATGGGCATCTGGTCTTTTGTATTTAATGCTATTAGATATTAGGTTTAATAAAATACTATCTAGGTAAGCCGGAATCGCTAAAACGTTTAATGCACTGTCGATAGAGATTTTTATTTCAGCATTTGTATCAATAATTTTAGCTTTAAAATTAGCTAAAGCAGTATTGGTGCATTTTAATAAATTGATGCTTTTTAAGTTTTTTTGTTTTTTAGAGTTTATTATTGAAACTTCGTTTAAATTAGAAATAGTTTCGCTTAAATTAGTGACGGCCTCTTGTATTAAAGGAAAAAACTCGTTCTCTGTGCATTCGGGCATGTCGGTTTTCATTATATCTAATAACATTTCTAGGTTACCAGCATGAGATCGTAAATTATGAGATACAATATGGGCAAAGTTTAACAGCTTTTCATTTTGGTTTTTTGTAGTTGCTAATAATGTTTCTACTTTTTTGTAAGCCACTTTTCGTTTTGATATATCTATCAGATGTGATATAAAATGAACAGGTTGGTTTTTTTTGTTTCTTAGTATAGATATAGATAAGATGCAATTTATAAACGCCCCATCTTTTTTGATATAGCGTTTTTCGCATTGAAATTTATCGGATTCCCCATTTATTAGGTTTTTAATATTGCTCGGAATAAGGTCTATATCGTCTGGGTGAGATAGTGTGTTTATTTTAACGTCAATAAGCTCTTCTTTTGTGTAGCCTAGGTAATCACAAAAACTTTTATTTAATGTTATTATTTTTCCTGATAAACTAACCAAAGCCATTGCGTTTGGGGCATGATCGAAAGTGGTGCGTATTAGTTCTTCTTTTAATTTTAGTTCGTTAAGCGTGTTGTTTTTTTCGGTGATATCTTGTAAAACACCAATCACTTTTCTGGTGGCATTATTCTCTATTACAGGATAAGCAACAATACGGACCCATTTGATATTGTTTTTTGCTGTTTTTAATTGAAACTCATGGTCGTAAGGTTCTTGATTATTAACAGCGCGAGTAAATAATAGATTTATTAAATCTCGGTTGTAACCTTCTAAAAAAAAATTAATACCCTCCTTGGTGTCGGGTTGATAATCTTGTTCTACCTCATGAATGGTTTTTGTCATAGCGCTCCAAGTAGCAGTGTTGTCTTGAAGGTTGACTTCCCAAGAGCCAATAGCAATGTCTCTTTGCAGAGAGTCCATGTAAGTTAATGTGGTGTTGTTTTCGGTCTTGTGTTTTTGAAATAACTGGGTGTAAAGTTCTTTCATGGTTAGGAGGTTATTACTAAAAAGTTAGGGCTTTAAAGTGTTGGTTTTGTTGATTTTAGCGAAAATATAACTGGTTGATTACAAATATAGTATTTAGTATAGATTAAAAGTATAATTGTCAGCTAAAAAATCATGATTTTTGTTATTTTTATTCTGTTTATCGTGTGTTTTTAAAAGTGAATCTATAGTTTGTCAGTGTTTTAGGTTGTTATTGTTGTGTTATATTACAAAAATAAATATTGTTCGGTTTGTAGCTTATTGTTACTAATTTTGATTGTTGTTTCGAAAAAAAAAGGCTTGAAATTGTTTTTTTATTATGATTACCTTTATGTTTTAAATACAAAATTAATGAGTAAACAAATAACATTAAAAGATGCTATTTCCATTGGTATCGGAGGTATGGTTGGTGGTGGTATTTTCGCCGTTCTTGGATTGGCTGTGTCGTTGGCAAAAGGAGGTACACCAGTTGCTTTTTTATTTGCAGGTATTATCGCCTTGTTAACGGCTTATTCTTATGCTAAATTATCTAGAAAATTTCCAGAAAACGGAGGGACCGTTAGGTTTGTACATCAACAATTTGGAAATGGGGTGTTTGCCGGAGGAATAAACAATCTACTTTGGATAAGTTATATTGTGATGTTAGCTTTATATGCTTCTGCATTTGGATCTTATGCTGCCGAGTTATTTTCTATTACAGAAGACAGGGCTATCGATGTACGTATTTGTCAAACGACCATAATTATAATAGCGTTGGCTATTAATTATTTAAGTGTCAGTCTGGTTGGTCGTATAGAGTCTGTTGCAGTTATTGTAAAGTTGTTGATACTAATAGCCTTTATAGGCATTGGGTTTTATGGATTTTCATTACATCCAGAAAATTTACATCAATTACAACCAAGTAATTGGGAAAGTCCTTTTTTATTACTCTCTGGAGGAATGGTGATTTTTGTAGCTTATGAAGGTTTTGAACTAATAGCCAATTCTATTTCAGACTTAAAAGACCGCGAAAAAAATACCGAAAAGGCCTATTTTGGAGCTGTAGGTTTTGTAGTGGTTTTGTATATTTTAATTGCCATAGTTACCGTTGGGTCTTTACCTTTTGATAAAATAGCAAGTGCTAAAGACTATGTTTTAGCACAAGCTGCAGCGCCTACTTTAGGGCAAATCGGATTTACTATTATTACTATTACGGCGCTAATATCTACTTTTTCGGCTATTAATGCGACTATTTTAGGCAGCGGACGTGTCAATTATGATATTGCTGAAGATCAAGAATTACCGCGTTATTTTTGTCATATTTTTTGGGGTAAACCTATTGGCTATTTAATTACAGCCATCTTGTCCATTATATTGGTTAATGTCTTTAATCTTGAAAGTATTTCGACAGCCGGAAGTGCTGGTTTTTTGTTGATTTTTTGTCTAGTTAACTATATCGGATTTAAAAAGTATCAAGAATTAGAGTCTAAAAAAAGTATTCATTTAATAGCTAGTATTTTGTGTTTATTGGCTTTTTGTACACTTATTGTTCAGCAATTTGAAACTAATATTACTGGTGTTTTAGTCGCTTTGGGTATTATTTTGTTTTGTTTTGTTATGGAGTGGGTGTATAAAACGATTGGCTTTAAAAAGTAATAATTAAGTAGAAATGCTTGGCTGTGCTTTTAATGACAAGAATCGCGTTGTTGTCAGAATCTTAGTGCATCTATTTTTAGTTGAATATTGATATGGTCTGTTGTTTATATGGCTACTGAGGTATTAAGTGTTTTATAAAGTTAATGACAGAAATATTTTTATTTTATTAGAATAAATAGTTATCTAAATTAAACCTTTTCAGATTTAAAAAGTCTAATGCTTTTAATCCTGATATTAATTTTGGAAAATACATTGTTTTTAAAACAAAAATTACAACGACCACTCTTGATGTTGGTTGTATTCTTCTTACTTGTAAGCTGCAACAATACTAAGAGTAATGCTGTTGTTTTTGCAAATAACGCTACGATCCTTGTTTACAACTTTGATCAGTTAGAACCGTTGTTATATACAGATAGTAACAAAACTTACATTGTTAATTTCTGGGCCATGTGGTGCGCACCTTGTGTTAAAGAACTACCATACATAAAAGCTTATGCAGATAAACATCCTGATGTTGAGGTGTTATTAGTAAGCATGGATTTTCCTAAAGATATTGAGACCAAACTAAAACCATTTTTAAAGCAAAAAGGCATTACTAATAAAGTGGTGATTTTAGACGATCCCGATGCTAATACTTGGATAAATAAAATAGATCCAAATTGGTCAGGTGCCATACCTTATACTATCATTTTTAATAATACAAAACGTGCGTTTTTTGAGCGTTCGTTTGAAAGTGAATCAGATTTAGAAACGGAAATAAATAACACAATTAATAACTAATTTAAAATGAAAAGAATAACTGTAGTATTATCTATGATTGCCCTGTGCGCAATTGTACTTGTAGCTTGTAAGGATAAAGAGGGTCAGAAAAACGAGACTGCTTTAGAGCATGGCGACCGAAAAGGACCACCACATGGCGGTGATAGAAAAGGTCCTCCAAAAGGAGGCGGTCCAGAACAAACAAAGACTTTAGAAGAAATTGGAGGG is drawn from Psychroserpens sp. NJDZ02 and contains these coding sequences:
- a CDS encoding response regulator, whose product is MTHINSTCLIDDDHIFIYAVKKILKTSELCDDFTVFNNGEDAINGLKKAITEGQHIPDLILLDINMPIMDGWQFLDEFKKLKTSKKITLYIVSSSVDPVDLNKAKEYEQITDFIVKPITRSNLIKTLEQIDIAQ
- a CDS encoding TlpA family protein disulfide reductase, which encodes MLLILILILENTLFLKQKLQRPLLMLVVFFLLVSCNNTKSNAVVFANNATILVYNFDQLEPLLYTDSNKTYIVNFWAMWCAPCVKELPYIKAYADKHPDVEVLLVSMDFPKDIETKLKPFLKQKGITNKVVILDDPDANTWINKIDPNWSGAIPYTIIFNNTKRAFFERSFESESDLETEINNTINN
- a CDS encoding sensor histidine kinase, producing the protein MKELYTQLFQKHKTENNTTLTYMDSLQRDIAIGSWEVNLQDNTATWSAMTKTIHEVEQDYQPDTKEGINFFLEGYNRDLINLLFTRAVNNQEPYDHEFQLKTAKNNIKWVRIVAYPVIENNATRKVIGVLQDITEKNNTLNELKLKEELIRTTFDHAPNAMALVSLSGKIITLNKSFCDYLGYTKEELIDVKINTLSHPDDIDLIPSNIKNLINGESDKFQCEKRYIKKDGAFINCILSISILRNKKNQPVHFISHLIDISKRKVAYKKVETLLATTKNQNEKLLNFAHIVSHNLRSHAGNLEMLLDIMKTDMPECTENEFFPLIQEAVTNLSETISNLNEVSIINSKKQKNLKSINLLKCTNTALANFKAKIIDTNAEIKISIDSALNVLAIPAYLDSILLNLISNSIKYKRPDAHPVITITAKKIEGYIKITVADNGLGINLDLHKNKIFGLYKTFHKHKEARGLGLYITKNQIEAMQGTIEVASKINQGTIFTIFLKDDTH
- a CDS encoding APC family permease, which encodes MSKQITLKDAISIGIGGMVGGGIFAVLGLAVSLAKGGTPVAFLFAGIIALLTAYSYAKLSRKFPENGGTVRFVHQQFGNGVFAGGINNLLWISYIVMLALYASAFGSYAAELFSITEDRAIDVRICQTTIIIIALAINYLSVSLVGRIESVAVIVKLLILIAFIGIGFYGFSLHPENLHQLQPSNWESPFLLLSGGMVIFVAYEGFELIANSISDLKDREKNTEKAYFGAVGFVVVLYILIAIVTVGSLPFDKIASAKDYVLAQAAAPTLGQIGFTIITITALISTFSAINATILGSGRVNYDIAEDQELPRYFCHIFWGKPIGYLITAILSIILVNVFNLESISTAGSAGFLLIFCLVNYIGFKKYQELESKKSIHLIASILCLLAFCTLIVQQFETNITGVLVALGIILFCFVMEWVYKTIGFKK